A genomic segment from Polyangium mundeleinium encodes:
- a CDS encoding SRPBCC family protein, producing MTERSVTHTTFVIERFFQVSPARVFAAWSTAEQKRKWFGCHEGATHELDFRVGGRETYRGGPKGGPIYTNETRFQDIVPNQRIVYTYDMLRDETRISVSVVTIELKAEGKGTRLVFTEQGAFLDGHDAPEGREHGTKVVLDKLVEGLERETHAAA from the coding sequence ATGACCGAACGATCTGTCACGCATACGACTTTTGTCATCGAGCGGTTTTTCCAGGTCTCGCCGGCGCGCGTCTTCGCGGCCTGGTCGACGGCGGAACAGAAGCGCAAGTGGTTCGGCTGTCATGAGGGCGCAACCCACGAGCTCGATTTCCGCGTCGGAGGCCGCGAGACGTATCGAGGCGGCCCGAAAGGCGGACCGATCTACACGAATGAGACGCGTTTTCAGGACATCGTTCCGAACCAGCGTATCGTCTACACGTACGACATGCTCCGCGACGAGACGCGGATCTCGGTGTCGGTGGTGACGATCGAGCTCAAGGCCGAGGGCAAAGGGACGCGGCTCGTTTTCACGGAGCAGGGCGCTTTCCTCGACGGACACGACGCGCCGGAGGGGCGCGAGCACGGGACGAAGGTCGTCCTCGACAAACTCGTCGAGGGGCTCGAGCGCGAGACGCACGCCGCCGCTTGA
- a CDS encoding viperin family antiviral radical SAM protein, with protein MPPSVNYHLWKPCNMRCRHCFATFDDIAATDLPRGHLPRADSIRVVELLAERFRKITFAGGEPTLCPWLPELIRVAKERGAVTMLVTNGTRLADEVLASLQGRLDWLTLSIDSASEDTHVALGRAVRGNAIPTTRYVEMIERARALGMRIKVNTVVTALHADEDMSDLILALRPERWKVLRVLPIDGQNAGRVEPLLCTAEVFRAFVARHERVQERGITLVPEDHEDILGSYAMVDPAGRFFDDMDSVHHYGRPILDVGLEAAWDSVRFSLARFQGRGGDYAF; from the coding sequence ATGCCCCCTTCCGTCAACTACCACCTGTGGAAGCCGTGCAACATGCGGTGCCGCCATTGTTTTGCGACCTTCGACGACATCGCAGCGACGGACCTGCCCCGCGGCCACTTGCCTCGTGCCGATTCCATCCGCGTCGTCGAGCTCCTCGCAGAACGATTCCGCAAGATCACGTTTGCCGGGGGAGAGCCAACGCTTTGCCCTTGGCTCCCGGAGCTCATCAGGGTCGCGAAAGAGCGTGGGGCCGTGACCATGCTCGTCACGAACGGTACCCGCCTCGCGGACGAGGTTCTCGCGTCGCTCCAGGGACGGCTCGATTGGCTCACGTTGAGCATCGACAGCGCCTCCGAGGATACACACGTCGCCCTCGGGCGCGCCGTGCGAGGCAACGCCATTCCCACCACGAGGTACGTCGAGATGATCGAGCGAGCCCGCGCGCTGGGAATGCGCATCAAGGTGAACACCGTGGTCACGGCGCTCCATGCCGATGAGGACATGTCCGATTTGATCCTCGCCCTCCGTCCGGAGCGATGGAAGGTCTTGCGCGTGCTGCCGATCGACGGCCAGAACGCCGGGCGCGTCGAGCCGCTCCTGTGCACCGCCGAGGTATTTCGTGCATTCGTCGCGCGGCACGAGCGCGTGCAGGAGCGCGGCATCACCCTCGTGCCCGAGGACCACGAGGACATCCTCGGCAGCTACGCCATGGTGGATCCTGCCGGCCGCTTTTTCGACGACATGGACAGCGTGCACCATTACGGCCGCCCGATCCTCGACGTCGGCTTGGAGGCTGCCTGGGACAGCGTTCGTTTCTCGCTCGCTCGGTTCCAGGGGCGCGGGGGAGATTATGCCTTTTGA
- a CDS encoding sigma 54-interacting transcriptional regulator gives MSQTTTEEHRPPARGDGPGGEPVLLAAFPTLAALPLPGPREPMGRAFLAQRGLIDGEVSGQHLRFSRPGGRIHIEDLGSRNGTFIGGHALRPREAVPLEDGAVVRIGRTLLVFRERFEGPLAPEAPLGALVGPFGLRGVRRDLARLAHRPMPNVLILGETGTGKELLAEQVTGALGRAGKPFAAVNVAAMPATVFEAHLFGWKKGAFSGSADGGEGILRAHARGTVFLDELGELAPDLQPKMLRLLENREVLPVGESKPLKVDVHLVAATNRDIEDMIEAGTFRRDLYARFLARIEIPPLRERPEDLFAILEHLFRRRGVMLDPRRVEVEALERLMLAPFHANVRELDLLVTYMEPSGGITLRAVAEILGGAAGDAGARPLSRDLVNRVLAECKGNKSEAARRLGVDRAKLLRLLRKIAEEG, from the coding sequence ATGAGCCAGACCACCACGGAAGAGCATCGACCGCCAGCGCGGGGCGATGGTCCGGGCGGTGAGCCTGTCCTGCTCGCTGCGTTCCCCACGCTCGCCGCCCTTCCACTGCCGGGCCCGCGTGAGCCTATGGGCCGCGCCTTCCTCGCCCAGCGCGGCCTGATCGACGGGGAGGTCTCGGGCCAGCACCTTCGATTCTCGCGACCCGGAGGACGCATCCACATCGAGGACCTCGGCTCCCGCAACGGGACGTTCATCGGCGGCCACGCGCTTCGCCCACGAGAAGCCGTGCCGCTCGAGGACGGCGCCGTCGTGCGAATCGGCCGCACGCTCCTCGTCTTCCGGGAGCGATTCGAAGGCCCGCTCGCCCCGGAGGCGCCGCTCGGGGCGCTCGTCGGGCCGTTCGGATTGCGGGGCGTGCGCAGAGACCTCGCGCGGCTCGCCCATCGGCCCATGCCCAACGTGCTCATCCTGGGCGAGACGGGAACGGGCAAGGAGCTCCTGGCCGAGCAGGTCACGGGCGCGCTCGGCCGTGCGGGGAAACCCTTCGCCGCGGTGAACGTCGCCGCAATGCCGGCCACGGTCTTCGAGGCGCACCTGTTTGGCTGGAAAAAAGGCGCGTTCTCGGGCAGCGCGGACGGGGGTGAGGGCATCCTGCGCGCCCACGCGCGCGGCACGGTTTTTCTGGACGAGCTCGGCGAGCTCGCGCCCGACCTGCAGCCGAAGATGCTTCGCCTCCTGGAGAACCGGGAGGTCTTGCCCGTCGGCGAGAGCAAGCCGCTCAAGGTGGACGTCCACCTCGTCGCCGCGACGAACCGCGACATCGAGGACATGATCGAAGCCGGGACGTTCCGGCGAGACCTGTATGCGAGATTTCTGGCGCGTATCGAGATCCCACCGCTCCGCGAGCGACCCGAAGACCTGTTTGCCATTCTGGAACATCTCTTTCGCAGGCGCGGGGTCATGCTCGATCCGCGACGGGTGGAAGTGGAAGCGCTGGAGCGGCTGATGCTCGCGCCCTTCCACGCCAACGTGCGCGAGCTCGACCTCCTCGTGACCTACATGGAGCCGAGCGGCGGAATCACCCTGCGCGCCGTCGCCGAAATCCTTGGCGGGGCCGCGGGAGACGCCGGCGCGCGGCCGCTCTCACGTGATCTGGTCAATCGCGTGCTCGCCGAGTGCAAAGGAAACAAGTCCGAAGCCGCGCGGAGGCTCGGGGTGGACAGGGCGAAGCTCCTGCGGCTCCTGCGCAAGATCGCCGAGGAGGGATGA
- a CDS encoding serine/threonine-protein kinase yields the protein MPPRSDVKAPRAARRRPRSTPQRRSRSRSPGRAGARTSHLHSTPKTLASSPLRGAADVVSPNGCSRLFRPTQASSQTNAALDLPSAFPPLAEWCNRQYVDLRPGDRVDRYTLIRPLGEGGQGAVWQVVDPLDEGATRALKLVHLSEAGQAAFARARREAKILAALDHPGLCACHALFEDLDKGLVGVVLDLVQGSTLDAAMHDRRMSKGHRFAALAQVVDVLAYVHAAGLAHRDLKPANVLVTDAFWETPHRPGTVKLVDFGIAVPIGNPQRLTAVGGVIGTVRYLAPELFRPSRRAAAEESCARDMFAFGVIAWELLWGTHPAGLGPSASFEAMAQRYADIEAGRRPWPNPSLSGPWGTAIAACLSLRPEDRPEHGAALASVLKTGAPPPSRRAPHGALPSRTEPHAPAAAPFVPRTEPMAPVARTAPMPAPRHSSAPVRRDQPAGRGARGAMYALAGAIALLAGAIYMKPPGKFAADDVPLLSLPTSSPSATPLVQSPPPKAVEQDRAGVCCGGPDCNPARKDTRGTWCEKNPDQCAQCSSDRPYVPGRCAEMLPHARPFLLRLAHLGGGQADLSVCFRRADDPRSEVQCIAAAQGADTSRDGTIARERRLSVTAGQLSQKPGLEITIKDSRGETVAQGNHIFHPKGLLTSALCVGTEFRIGDRQIPVAFYLDDPSP from the coding sequence GTGCCGCCTCGTTCGGACGTGAAGGCGCCCCGCGCTGCGCGGCGGCGACCACGATCCACGCCGCAGCGACGATCACGATCGCGGAGCCCAGGACGCGCGGGGGCACGGACCTCACACCTCCATTCTACGCCGAAAACGCTCGCGAGCAGCCCACTTCGTGGCGCGGCCGATGTTGTGAGCCCCAACGGATGTTCCCGTCTCTTCCGCCCGACCCAGGCGTCGTCGCAGACAAACGCCGCGCTCGACCTGCCTTCCGCCTTCCCTCCGTTGGCTGAATGGTGTAACCGGCAGTACGTGGATTTGCGTCCGGGTGACCGTGTCGATCGCTACACGCTGATCCGGCCCCTTGGGGAGGGTGGACAGGGGGCGGTGTGGCAGGTGGTCGATCCCCTGGACGAAGGGGCCACGCGAGCCTTGAAGCTCGTTCACCTCTCGGAGGCCGGGCAGGCGGCGTTCGCGCGCGCCCGGCGCGAGGCGAAGATCCTCGCGGCGCTCGATCACCCGGGGCTCTGCGCGTGCCACGCGTTGTTCGAGGATCTCGACAAGGGCCTCGTGGGGGTCGTGCTCGACCTCGTCCAGGGCTCCACGCTCGACGCAGCGATGCACGATCGGCGGATGTCGAAAGGACATCGGTTCGCCGCGCTTGCGCAGGTGGTCGACGTCCTCGCGTACGTGCACGCGGCCGGGCTCGCGCACCGCGATCTGAAGCCGGCCAACGTGCTCGTGACGGACGCGTTCTGGGAAACCCCGCACCGGCCCGGAACGGTGAAGCTGGTCGATTTCGGGATCGCCGTTCCGATCGGCAATCCGCAGCGCTTGACGGCGGTGGGCGGCGTGATCGGGACCGTGCGGTATCTCGCGCCCGAGCTGTTCCGCCCGAGCCGGCGCGCAGCGGCCGAGGAGAGCTGCGCGCGCGACATGTTCGCGTTCGGCGTCATCGCGTGGGAGCTGCTCTGGGGCACGCACCCCGCAGGCCTCGGCCCTTCAGCCTCGTTCGAGGCCATGGCGCAAAGGTACGCGGACATCGAGGCGGGGCGGAGGCCCTGGCCGAATCCGAGTTTGTCCGGGCCCTGGGGCACGGCCATCGCGGCATGCCTCTCGCTCAGGCCGGAGGATCGCCCGGAGCACGGGGCCGCGCTCGCGTCGGTGCTGAAAACGGGCGCGCCTCCGCCGAGCCGGCGCGCGCCGCACGGCGCCCTTCCCTCGCGCACCGAGCCCCACGCGCCGGCCGCAGCACCGTTCGTCCCGCGCACGGAGCCCATGGCCCCGGTCGCGAGGACGGCTCCGATGCCAGCGCCGCGGCATTCGTCGGCGCCTGTGCGTCGGGACCAACCCGCGGGGCGCGGGGCGCGGGGCGCGATGTACGCACTGGCGGGGGCGATCGCGCTGCTCGCAGGAGCCATTTACATGAAGCCCCCCGGGAAGTTCGCCGCAGACGACGTTCCGCTGCTGTCGCTGCCGACGTCGAGCCCCAGCGCGACGCCGCTCGTGCAGTCGCCGCCCCCGAAAGCCGTCGAGCAAGACCGCGCCGGCGTCTGCTGCGGCGGGCCCGATTGCAATCCCGCGAGGAAGGACACGCGCGGGACATGGTGCGAGAAAAATCCAGATCAATGCGCGCAATGCAGCTCGGACCGGCCCTACGTCCCCGGACGCTGCGCGGAGATGTTACCTCACGCTCGGCCGTTCCTGCTGCGGCTCGCCCATCTCGGCGGCGGACAGGCGGACCTCTCGGTCTGCTTCCGCCGCGCGGACGATCCTCGAAGCGAAGTGCAATGTATCGCCGCGGCCCAAGGTGCGGACACTTCGCGAGACGGGACAATCGCCCGGGAGCGACGTCTCTCCGTGACGGCCGGCCAGCTCTCGCAGAAGCCGGGTCTGGAGATCACGATCAAGGATTCACGGGGCGAGACGGTCGCCCAAGGGAACCATATCTTTCACCCGAAAGGGCTCTTGACCTCCGCGCTGTGTGTCGGGACGGAGTTCCGTATTGGCGACAGGCAGATCCCCGTCGCGTTTTACCTCGACGATCCATCGCCATGA
- a CDS encoding penicillin-insensitive murein endopeptidase yields MPPRVLGSAIVIVAAAWIVVAAAQRGAPSRPNEAAPAAPMTSALRLGALPGVASVLAPAPPSDVPAAVIPAEAPNVPARCAPEPAIEMRASEPPPAAELFRLAKEKPDALGSASLGSPTRGSLFGGVELKDSEGILRAGGYGWGTELVIRSIERAVREVRRCFPGSPQLYVGDIARERGGWLKPHRSHQSGLDADIGYYYKTQATWYQRATAQNLDVARTWALVRALIEGGHVEMIFIDVSVQRLLQAHVATLPEGERPPEDVFPTPTKRDTIVRHAWGHATHFHVRFRDPAAVALGHRLADILPRLRGARRAPR; encoded by the coding sequence GTGCCCCCGCGCGTCCTGGGCTCCGCGATCGTGATCGTCGCTGCGGCGTGGATCGTGGTCGCCGCCGCGCAGCGCGGGGCGCCTTCACGTCCGAACGAGGCGGCACCCGCCGCGCCGATGACGTCCGCGCTTCGCTTGGGAGCTCTGCCGGGGGTCGCGTCTGTGCTCGCGCCTGCGCCGCCGAGCGACGTGCCCGCGGCGGTGATCCCGGCGGAGGCGCCGAACGTGCCCGCGCGTTGTGCGCCGGAGCCAGCGATCGAGATGCGCGCGTCCGAGCCTCCGCCCGCCGCGGAGCTGTTTCGCCTCGCCAAGGAGAAACCCGACGCGCTCGGCTCGGCGTCGCTGGGTTCGCCCACGCGGGGATCGCTGTTCGGCGGCGTGGAGCTCAAGGACTCCGAGGGCATCCTGCGCGCGGGCGGTTATGGTTGGGGCACGGAGCTCGTCATTCGCTCGATCGAGCGCGCGGTGCGGGAGGTGCGGCGGTGTTTTCCGGGCTCACCCCAGCTTTATGTCGGCGACATCGCCCGCGAGCGCGGCGGCTGGCTCAAGCCCCACCGGAGCCATCAATCCGGCCTCGACGCCGATATTGGATATTATTACAAAACGCAGGCGACCTGGTACCAGCGCGCCACGGCGCAGAACCTCGACGTGGCGCGTACCTGGGCGCTCGTGCGGGCGCTGATCGAGGGAGGCCATGTCGAGATGATCTTCATCGATGTTTCGGTGCAGCGGCTCTTGCAAGCGCACGTCGCGACCCTGCCCGAGGGCGAGCGCCCGCCCGAGGACGTTTTTCCGACCCCCACGAAGCGGGACACGATCGTTCGCCACGCCTGGGGGCACGCGACGCATTTTCACGTCCGGTTCCGGGACCCGGCCGCGGTGGCGCTCGGGCATCGGCTCGCGGACATCCTGCCTCGGCTGCGGGGGGCGCGCCGGGCGCCACGGTAA
- a CDS encoding FecR domain-containing protein, with the protein MGSSEEALIRLGRRIAAEQDEILRRRAPDPAARARLFTADAARRAHPPRRARKRFVGAALAVAAATCLLIFFVLGQRPLTFHVGAGDGAYAGRAGAFIATPAGRMVPVVFSDGTRLRIQPDSSVRIASVDRAGGRVVLENGALEASVVHHEGTRWLVDSGPFEILVTGTRFHVAWDLAAERLTLHLVEGSVSVAGPILGEGIALRGGDTLEVNRKEGRFVIHRDNQETRETPDVPQNAAEPPSLPEDPPEKAPDPPPAPNVPRAAPPRKIALPPTPPGPSWRDLAASGKYKDALEAADREGLGAIYETGSAADLRDLGDAARLTGDTARAVEAFSALRRRFPADEQAAEAAFLLGIISFDKQGAHAEAARWFATYLRERPRGRLAREAAGRLLEARLRSGDKPLAREAARAYLRNFPGGPHAEVARAAAGDE; encoded by the coding sequence ATGGGGAGCTCCGAAGAAGCGCTGATCCGGCTCGGCCGCAGGATCGCCGCGGAGCAGGACGAGATCCTCCGCCGCCGGGCGCCCGATCCCGCGGCGCGCGCGCGCCTCTTCACCGCGGACGCTGCGCGGCGGGCGCATCCTCCCCGGCGAGCCCGGAAACGGTTTGTCGGGGCGGCTCTCGCCGTGGCAGCGGCAACGTGCCTCCTCATTTTCTTCGTCCTCGGGCAGCGCCCGCTCACGTTTCACGTCGGCGCGGGCGACGGGGCCTATGCGGGCAGGGCCGGGGCCTTCATCGCGACGCCGGCCGGGCGCATGGTGCCCGTGGTCTTCTCGGATGGGACACGCCTCCGCATCCAGCCGGATTCGAGCGTCCGAATTGCCTCCGTGGATCGGGCGGGTGGGCGCGTCGTGCTCGAAAATGGCGCGCTCGAGGCCTCCGTCGTGCACCACGAGGGCACACGCTGGCTCGTCGACAGCGGCCCCTTCGAGATCCTGGTCACGGGCACACGTTTTCATGTCGCCTGGGATCTCGCCGCCGAGCGGCTCACGCTGCACCTCGTCGAAGGCTCGGTCTCGGTCGCAGGTCCCATCCTCGGCGAAGGAATCGCCCTGCGCGGCGGCGATACGCTGGAGGTGAACCGCAAGGAGGGGCGCTTCGTGATTCACCGGGACAACCAGGAGACACGCGAGACGCCGGACGTCCCTCAGAATGCGGCAGAGCCGCCGTCCTTGCCCGAGGACCCGCCCGAAAAAGCCCCGGATCCACCGCCTGCGCCGAACGTCCCGCGCGCCGCACCGCCGCGCAAGATAGCCCTTCCGCCCACACCGCCGGGCCCCTCGTGGCGTGATCTTGCGGCCTCGGGCAAATACAAAGACGCCCTCGAAGCGGCGGACCGCGAGGGGCTCGGTGCCATTTACGAGACAGGTAGCGCGGCCGATCTCCGCGACCTCGGCGACGCCGCCCGCCTGACCGGTGATACGGCGCGCGCCGTGGAAGCGTTCTCGGCGCTGCGACGGCGCTTCCCGGCCGACGAACAAGCCGCCGAGGCGGCCTTCCTCCTGGGAATCATCAGCTTCGACAAACAGGGCGCGCATGCGGAGGCCGCGCGCTGGTTCGCGACGTACCTGCGCGAGCGCCCGCGCGGCAGGCTCGCCCGGGAGGCCGCGGGGCGCCTCCTCGAAGCGCGCCTACGCTCCGGGGACAAACCCCTCGCCCGCGAGGCGGCGCGCGCGTATCTGCGCAATTTCCCGGGTGGCCCTCACGCCGAGGTGGCTCGGGCGGCGGCGGGGGACGAATGA
- a CDS encoding RNA polymerase sigma factor, whose translation MGTSQLSTRTSEHPAAGSGGGVVVRALPFVGDDAVLVTAVRAGNRAAIAALYDRYEAHVMRTLVRVLGADRELADIHHDVFVRALGSIDELRDPGALRAWLTSIAIFTARTCILRRSRRFWLRLLPWYEVPEVEAPLPSSEVTEALRATYTILDGLPVDERIPFALRFVGGMELTEIAEACGVSLATIKRRLARAEAHFTEQAREHPALSDWLEGSARWGAPKKR comes from the coding sequence GTGGGTACGTCGCAACTTTCCACGAGAACGAGCGAGCATCCTGCGGCCGGCAGCGGCGGCGGCGTGGTCGTCCGGGCCCTCCCTTTCGTGGGGGACGACGCCGTCTTGGTGACCGCCGTTCGTGCGGGCAACCGCGCGGCGATCGCGGCGCTTTACGATAGGTACGAGGCGCACGTCATGCGGACGCTCGTGCGCGTGCTCGGCGCCGATCGCGAGCTCGCCGATATCCATCACGATGTGTTCGTCCGCGCGCTCGGCTCGATCGACGAGCTACGCGACCCGGGCGCCTTGCGCGCCTGGCTCACCTCGATCGCCATTTTCACCGCCCGAACCTGCATCTTGCGCCGCTCGCGCCGATTCTGGCTCCGGCTCTTGCCCTGGTATGAAGTCCCCGAGGTGGAGGCGCCTCTGCCGAGCAGCGAGGTGACGGAGGCCCTTCGCGCCACGTACACGATCCTCGATGGTTTGCCCGTCGACGAGCGGATTCCCTTCGCGCTGCGCTTCGTCGGGGGGATGGAACTCACGGAGATCGCGGAGGCGTGTGGCGTCTCGCTCGCGACCATCAAACGGCGGCTCGCGCGCGCCGAGGCCCATTTCACCGAGCAGGCGCGGGAGCACCCGGCCCTCTCGGACTGGCTCGAAGGGAGTGCACGATGGGGAGCTCCGAAGAAGCGCTGA
- a CDS encoding PAS domain-containing protein: protein MNDCAQSASGIEAERDELRAEVERLRRRLAKVEGTAAAALGTESKRMEQDLLAQQAVLWAFLDNTPALMFVKDLEGRFVLVNEEYTKFAGRSSAELLGHPGSSVLAAADVPRMDAADRRALTEGRMQFAATLTVPDGSRRTFMTVKFPIRDERGEVFGVGTVAIDMSREQEAEQARAALQETIIAAQEATIRELTIPLLPIADHVVAMPLVGTINERRAQQILDALLEGITRHQATVAILDVTGIRIVDTHVAQALVHAAQAAKLLGAEVVLTGMSPAIARTLVDLGADLQGIVTLGTLQSGIAWAIRGRR from the coding sequence ATGAACGATTGCGCCCAGAGCGCGAGTGGAATCGAGGCCGAGCGCGACGAGCTGCGGGCGGAGGTCGAGCGGCTCCGTCGCAGGCTCGCCAAGGTGGAGGGGACTGCGGCTGCGGCCCTTGGGACCGAGTCGAAGCGGATGGAGCAGGACCTCTTGGCGCAGCAGGCCGTGCTTTGGGCGTTCCTCGACAACACGCCCGCTTTGATGTTCGTCAAGGATCTCGAGGGGCGGTTCGTCCTGGTGAACGAAGAATATACGAAGTTCGCGGGCCGCTCGTCGGCGGAGTTGCTGGGGCATCCGGGTTCGTCCGTGCTCGCGGCGGCGGACGTGCCGAGGATGGATGCGGCGGATCGGCGCGCGCTCACGGAGGGGCGGATGCAGTTCGCCGCTACGCTGACCGTGCCCGACGGGTCGAGGAGGACCTTCATGACGGTGAAGTTCCCGATCCGGGACGAGCGCGGTGAGGTATTCGGTGTGGGCACGGTGGCCATCGATATGTCGCGCGAGCAAGAGGCGGAGCAGGCACGCGCCGCCTTGCAGGAGACAATCATCGCTGCGCAGGAAGCGACGATTCGCGAGCTGACGATCCCGCTCCTGCCCATCGCCGACCACGTCGTCGCGATGCCCCTGGTCGGCACGATCAACGAGCGGCGGGCCCAGCAAATCCTCGATGCGTTGCTCGAAGGGATCACGCGGCACCAGGCGACGGTCGCGATCCTGGATGTCACGGGCATCCGTATCGTCGACACGCACGTCGCGCAGGCGCTCGTTCATGCGGCGCAGGCCGCGAAGCTGCTCGGCGCCGAGGTCGTGCTCACGGGAATGAGCCCGGCCATCGCGCGCACGCTCGTGGATCTCGGCGCGGACCTCCAGGGGATCGTCACCCTGGGCACGCTCCAGAGCGGCATTGCGTGGGCGATCAGGGGCCGGCGTTGA
- a CDS encoding FG-GAP repeat domain-containing protein, translating into MFRPIFSTFLFLLGGAAFSACASNDPDANGTSSSGSSASSSSSGTGGAGGSGGAGGSGGTGGAGGAGGAGALFKAPASYVVGADLSPPLWLAGGDLDGDGATDIVTANSLQDNTYTILRGKGDGSFGPPETFPVVMNMNTISLFSAAIGDLSGDGKADIALSHLGTVSVLVNQGDGTFPSQAMSASYEALGQGMHLVVRDVNVDGLGDLIVPGQSGIGVHVLLSKPDGTLAPAVTYPAGTAPISIATADFDGNGSLDLAVAAFDDVRILLGHGDGTFAAATGYPAGKLARAVATGDFNGDGHVDLVAANAESNDMSVLLGNGDGAFQAAVHHPSGGAPMAIGVADFNGDGHVDVAVENFTTSDLSIFLGNGDGSFQPLQKLALGLSPNGLLIDDFDTNGRPDIAVANRQDRDVLVLLNAGP; encoded by the coding sequence TTGTTTCGTCCTATCTTCAGCACGTTTCTTTTCCTCCTCGGCGGGGCGGCGTTCAGCGCCTGCGCTTCGAACGACCCCGATGCCAATGGCACCTCGTCCTCGGGCAGCAGCGCCTCGTCGAGCAGCTCGGGCACGGGCGGCGCGGGCGGGTCCGGCGGCGCGGGCGGGTCCGGCGGTACAGGCGGCGCCGGTGGCGCCGGCGGCGCGGGCGCGCTTTTCAAGGCGCCAGCCTCGTACGTCGTCGGCGCGGACCTCTCTCCGCCCCTCTGGCTCGCCGGCGGCGACCTCGACGGGGACGGCGCGACGGACATCGTCACGGCCAATTCCCTGCAAGACAATACGTACACGATCCTCCGTGGCAAAGGCGACGGCTCCTTCGGCCCGCCGGAGACGTTCCCCGTGGTCATGAATATGAACACGATCTCGCTCTTCTCCGCGGCCATCGGTGACCTCTCGGGGGACGGCAAGGCGGACATCGCACTTTCGCACCTCGGCACGGTCTCGGTCCTCGTGAACCAGGGCGACGGCACGTTCCCGTCGCAGGCCATGAGCGCGAGTTACGAGGCCCTCGGCCAGGGAATGCACCTCGTCGTGCGGGACGTGAATGTGGACGGCCTCGGAGATTTGATCGTCCCTGGCCAGTCGGGCATCGGCGTGCACGTGCTCCTCAGCAAACCCGACGGGACGCTCGCGCCTGCCGTCACCTACCCCGCCGGCACGGCGCCCATCAGCATCGCGACCGCCGATTTCGACGGCAATGGCTCGCTCGACCTCGCCGTCGCCGCGTTTGATGACGTGAGGATCCTCCTCGGTCACGGCGATGGGACGTTCGCCGCTGCGACCGGCTACCCCGCGGGGAAGCTCGCGCGCGCCGTGGCAACGGGCGACTTCAATGGCGACGGGCACGTCGATCTCGTCGCGGCGAACGCGGAGAGCAACGACATGTCCGTGCTGCTCGGCAACGGCGACGGGGCCTTCCAGGCGGCCGTGCACCACCCCTCCGGCGGCGCGCCGATGGCCATCGGCGTCGCGGACTTCAATGGCGACGGGCACGTCGACGTGGCGGTCGAGAATTTCACGACCTCCGATCTGTCCATTTTCCTCGGCAACGGCGACGGCAGCTTCCAGCCCCTTCAGAAGCTCGCGCTCGGCCTGAGCCCCAATGGCCTTTTGATCGACGATTTCGACACGAATGGCCGCCCCGACATTGCCGTCGCGAATCGCCAGGATCGCGACGTGCTCGTCCTCCTCAACGCCGGCCCCTGA